Genomic window (Helicobacter pylori):
CGCACTTCCTTATGAGCGTTTAGGGTTTTTTTGGCATGGCAAGGGTTATGATAGGTGATAGTCTCTTTTTTCCCCTTAGGGATTTTTTCTAAAAGATGTTTTAAAGGGGTGTGTTTCTCTAAAAACACGCTCGCCAGATAGATTTTAGGCGTGATTTTTTCTAGGCGCTTCACATACAAATCCCTATCTTTTTCGCCTAAAAACACCTTGTAATAATCGTTGATGAGCATGCTAGCGCATGTGGCTTCAGGCACAATGATCGCATCCACTTCGTCTAAATAGCTTTCAAACCATTCTATGTTTTTTTTCACTAAAAAAAGCGTGGTGTCTTTATCGCCGGTAAAATACGCAGGTGCTGAGCAGCATTCTTGCTTAGGGATGATCGCTTGAATGTTGAGTTTTTCTAAAATATACAACAAGCTTTCCCCCACTTGCTGGTAATGGTAATTACTCAAGCACCCTATAAAAACCGCCACTTTTTGAATGGGGTTTTCTAAAGGTTTCATTTCTGCATGCTTTTGTAAAAAACTTTTTTGATTTAAAGGAGGGAGAGCGCTTTTTTTAAAGCGTTTGAATAAGCCTTTAAACGCCATTCTAGGCTCTAAACTATCCCCTACTTGCTTGAAAACACAAGGGGCTAAAAAATGCGACACCGAAAACACCCTATCCATTTTTTTGCGGTTTTTTAAAAGGGAAAAATAGGATTTTTTATACCAAGCAATGCCGTATTTTTGAGCGATTTTTTCTCTGGCTTTTTCTATTAAAGTGTCTATGGGCAAATGAAAGGGGCAAATTTCCACGCAAGCGGTGCATAAAAAACAAGTTTCTAAAAGGTGTTTTAAATTCGTGTCTAATTTGAGCTTGTTTTGAGCGTTTAGGCGCATCAAATCTAAAAAGCCTCTAGGCGAAGTCGTTTCGTCTTTATGAATGCGGTATATGGTGCAACCTGGCACGCATTTAGCGCATTTAACGCAAGCGTCCCCTACTTCTTCAAAAATATTCCCGTTCATAGCGTTTTACTGAAATGTTTTTCGCCCCCACGCAAATACGCGTCAAATTCCATAGCCATGTTTCTTACGAGCATGCCCCCTGTTTTGGTCATCTCAAAGCCTTTAGCGTTAAAAGAAAGCAAGCCCGCTTCTTCATAAGGCTTTAATTTTTCTAATTCTTTTCTAAAATGCGCTTTAAAATCAATAGAAAATCTTTCTTCAATCTTAGAGTAATCCAGTTTTAAATTACTCATCATTTGCATGATCACTTCTTTTCTTAATATGTCTTCTTTGGTGAGTATTACACCCCTTTCTACCGGTAAATGCCCCAAATCAAGGGTTTTTTCATAGCGGTGCAAGTCTTTATAATTTTGCGTGTAATAATCGCTCCCTTCGCCAATGCTCGTAACGCCAATGCCAATGGTTTGAGTGAATTTCTTAGTGGTATAGCCTTGAAAATTACGGCGCAATTGCGCTCTTTGAAGGGCCAGATACAATTCATTATCGCTTTTAGCGAAATGATCCATGCCTATCATTTGGTAATGGGCTTTCTCTAAAAAACTAATGAGGGATTCTAAAATCTCTAGCTTGTCTCTAGGGCTTGGCAATAAGGTTTCATCAATTTTACGCATCGTTTTTTTCACCCAAGGCACATGCGCGTAATTGAACACCGCTAATCGGTCCGGATCCAGTTTCAAAACCCATTCCAAAGTTTTTAAAAAACTCTCTTTAGTCTGGTTGGGTAAGCCATAAATCAAATCAAAATTAATGGATTTGATGCCGTAATCTCTAGCGAGCTTCACGGATTCTTGAACCATTTCAAAAGGCTGGATTCGATGAATGGCTTTTTGGACTTCAAAATCAAAATCCTGCACCCCAAAACTCAAGCGGTTAAACCCCCTATCAAACAAGGTTTGCATGTGTTCTTTAGTGAAATGTCTAGGATCAATCTCGCAACTCATTTCAATATCTTTGCTGAAATTGGGGAAAACTTCTTGAATGCTTTGCGTGATTTCATCTAATTGAATGGGCGAAAAAAAGGTCGGCGTGCCGCCTCCATAGTGGAATTGCACCACTTCTCTGTTGGTATCCATGGCGTTTTTTAAAAGAGCGAGTTCTTTTTTAAGGTAACTGATATAGCGGACTTTTTTCTCTTCTAAGCTGGTGTAAATGACTGAACAAGCGCAAAAATAACACGCACTCCGGCAAAAGGGCAAATGCGTATAAAGCGATAAAGGCATGGGGTTTTTGAGGCTGTCATGGTTAAAAAACGCCGTTTTCAAACTCTCTTCATTAAAATTTTCGTTAAACTCCACCGCTGTGGGGTAGCTGGTGTATCGTGGGCCGGGCTTGGAATATTGCGAAAATTTTTCAAAATCAATGGTTTGCATTAAAAATTTTCCTCATCGCTATTGTCAAAATTTTCAAAATTATTCTCATTAAAAGGGGGTTGTTTGAACATGTTGTCAAAATTAAAGAATAAATTAGGGTGTTCTTTTTTGATTTGTTTGACAAAATTTAAGGTGTTGATATTGGGCAAATTCCCGTCTTTTTGGCGTAAATTTTCCAACAATTGCAAGGAAACTTCGCGCACGTCTTCAAAATCAATCGGCACTTGGGTGATAATATCCCTTTCTAATTCCGCCCTAAGCCTAGCTTCAAAAGCCTTTCTGGCGTTTTCTGCCAAAAGAGAGATCACATTGTCCGGCACTAAAACGTAATTTTTATCTTCTTCATCAGAAATAAAATAAGCTTCATTTTTTTTAAACGCCCCTTTTTCTAATTCTAAAAGCATTTCACTAGCGCTGATTTTTTTGAGAAAGGCTCTGTTTTTTTGGGTTGTTAAGCTATTGATAAGTTTTTGTGATTTGGTTTTAGAAACTCGTTTTTTAGGTAATTTTTCCACTTTATATCCTTTTTAAGCTGATTGTATCCAATTTCGTTTAATTCTCATTATAAATCGTTTTTAAATACTCTATTTTTGAAGTCAAATTGAGTAATACCATATCAGCTAACACCAATGAAAGCAAACTCTCGCACACCACGCTCCCTCTAATCGCAATGCAAGGATCATGCCTGCCTTTTAACAAGCATTCGCATTCATTATTATTAATATCTATGGTTTGTTGAGGTTGGAAAATGCTTGGCGTGGGTTTGAAATGCACTCTTATAATAATTTCTTCCCCATTGCTCATGCCCCCTAAAACCCCCCCACTACGATTGCTCAAAAACCCTTTTTGATTTATTAAATCATTATACTCTGAGCCTTTTAATAAAGAGCTTTCTACCCCCTTGCCTATTTCAACCGCTTTCACCCCATTAAGCCCCATCATCGCTTCAGCGATTTTAGCGTCTAATTTAGCGTATAGCCCTTGACCTAAGCCAATGGGGAGCTTTTGATTTGTTTTTACACTCCTTGCTCTAATCAAAGCCACGCCCCCTATGCTATCGTGGTTTTTGATAGCGTTTTGAATGGCTGTTTTTTGCGCTTCTTCTTGTTCTTTGTCTAGGGCAAAAATCTCGCTTTTTAAGGCGTGATTAAAATCGTAATTTTTGGCTTCAATGCCCCCAATTTTAATAATCCCGCTTTCACAAACAATACCAATTTCTCTTAAAAGCATTTTAGCAAACGCCCCAGCAGCCACTCTTATAGCGCTCTCTCTGGCCGAACTCCTCCCTCCACCCCTAAAATCTCTGATGCCGTATTTATGAAAATAAGTGAAATCCGCATGGCTAGGCCTGAAAAGGTTTTTAATGTTATCGTAATCCTTGCTCCTAGCCCTTTGGTTGTGGATTAAAAACCCTATGGGCGTCCCTGTGCTAAAATCTTCAAAAACCCCGCTTGTTATTTCCACCTTATCGTCTTCTTTTCGTGGCGTAGTGAAAACATTCCTCCCCCCTTGGCGGCGCTTCATTTCATTTTCTAATAAGTCATAGTCTATTTTAATCCCGCTAGGCATGCCGTCTAATACCCCCCCTATCATATCCCCATGCGATTCCCCAAAAGTCGTGAGCCTCAAAAAACGCCCCAAAGTGTTCATTTGGCTTCCTTAAGTTTTTGAAGCGCTTGATAAGCGCATTGCTGTTCGGCTTCTTTTTTACTCTTGCCTTTAGCGGTCGCATACATTTTATCTTGAATGTATAGAGCCATTTCAAATTCTTTATGGTGATCGGGGCCTTTTTCTTTGAGTAATTGGTACGAAGGGATCACGCAAAATTGCGCTTGGGTCAATTCCTGTAAGGCGGTTTTATAGTCCATAAACAAATGCTCCAAATCCAAACGCTTGTAAGCGCGATTGAGTAATTTTTGTATGATTTTACGCACCTTAGCTAACCCTGCTTCCAAATACACCCCAGCCATTAAAGCCTCAAAAGCGCTTGACAGAATAGAGGGTTTTTCCCTCCCATTAGAAATTTCTTCAGAAGAAGAAACGCGCAAATAATCCTGTAAAGCAATCGCTTTCGCTAATTTCGTAAAACCATGCGCACTCACAATAGAAGCCCTTAATTTAGAGAGTTTGCCCTCATCGTATTGATAGAATTTATGGTATAGCAACTCCCCTATCACCAAGCCCAACACCGCATCGCCCAAAAATTCTAAGCGCTCATTGTTTAAAGCGAGTTTGCATGATTTATGCGTTAAGGCTTGCTCTAATAAACGCTTGTCTTTAAAAGAATACCCTAAAGCTTTTTCTAGCGTTGTATAAGGGTTATTAGGCGTTGTATAAGGGCTGTTTTGAGAGCGTTTGTTTTTCATCATTTTCCCTTTAAGTGGTCGTTTTGACCCGTTTTTGCGCCTCTAATTTAGCGAGGCTATCGCATCGTTCATTCTCAGCATGCCCGTTATGCCCCTTGATCCAAACAGCCACAATAGAATGCCCTTTAGAGACTTTTAAAAATTCTTTCCATAAATCCACATTTTTAACTTTAGAAAAATTCTTTTTTTGCCAGTTAATCAGCCACACATTGATCGCTTGGCACACGTATTGCGAATCGCTATAAAGCGTGATATGGCATGGGCGTTTCAAGATTTTTAACGCTTCATTGAGCGCTCTTAATTCCATGCGGTTATTCGTGGTGAAATGTTCGCCCCCACTGATGATTTTTTCTTTATCTTTATAGCGTAAAATCGCCGCATAACCGCCTGGCCCAGGATTACCTAAAGAAGAACCATCGCAAAAAATTTCAATTTCTTGCATTTAATCCACTCCCATAGCATGCGTTTCTTTAGAAATTTTAAGCACCATATCCATAAACGCTAACTGGTAACACACAGGGCACCTATGGCTTTCA
Coding sequences:
- a CDS encoding (Fe-S)-binding protein; its protein translation is MNGNIFEEVGDACVKCAKCVPGCTIYRIHKDETTSPRGFLDLMRLNAQNKLKLDTNLKHLLETCFLCTACVEICPFHLPIDTLIEKAREKIAQKYGIAWYKKSYFSLLKNRKKMDRVFSVSHFLAPCVFKQVGDSLEPRMAFKGLFKRFKKSALPPLNQKSFLQKHAEMKPLENPIQKVAVFIGCLSNYHYQQVGESLLYILEKLNIQAIIPKQECCSAPAYFTGDKDTTLFLVKKNIEWFESYLDEVDAIIVPEATCASMLINDYYKVFLGEKDRDLYVKRLEKITPKIYLASVFLEKHTPLKHLLEKIPKGKKETITYHNPCHAKKTLNAHKEVRNLLNSHYEIKEMPDNCCGFGGITMQTEKAGFSLKVGLLRAKEIINTKAKVVSAECGACHMQLNNALKSLDDPNTPQFSHPLELIAKALKSAE
- the hemN gene encoding oxygen-independent coproporphyrinogen III oxidase, with product MQTIDFEKFSQYSKPGPRYTSYPTAVEFNENFNEESLKTAFFNHDSLKNPMPLSLYTHLPFCRSACYFCACSVIYTSLEEKKVRYISYLKKELALLKNAMDTNREVVQFHYGGGTPTFFSPIQLDEITQSIQEVFPNFSKDIEMSCEIDPRHFTKEHMQTLFDRGFNRLSFGVQDFDFEVQKAIHRIQPFEMVQESVKLARDYGIKSINFDLIYGLPNQTKESFLKTLEWVLKLDPDRLAVFNYAHVPWVKKTMRKIDETLLPSPRDKLEILESLISFLEKAHYQMIGMDHFAKSDNELYLALQRAQLRRNFQGYTTKKFTQTIGIGVTSIGEGSDYYTQNYKDLHRYEKTLDLGHLPVERGVILTKEDILRKEVIMQMMSNLKLDYSKIEERFSIDFKAHFRKELEKLKPYEEAGLLSFNAKGFEMTKTGGMLVRNMAMEFDAYLRGGEKHFSKTL
- a CDS encoding DUF2603 domain-containing protein is translated as MEKLPKKRVSKTKSQKLINSLTTQKNRAFLKKISASEMLLELEKGAFKKNEAYFISDEEDKNYVLVPDNVISLLAENARKAFEARLRAELERDIITQVPIDFEDVREVSLQLLENLRQKDGNLPNINTLNFVKQIKKEHPNLFFNFDNMFKQPPFNENNFENFDNSDEENF
- the aroC gene encoding chorismate synthase, with protein sequence MNTLGRFLRLTTFGESHGDMIGGVLDGMPSGIKIDYDLLENEMKRRQGGRNVFTTPRKEDDKVEITSGVFEDFSTGTPIGFLIHNQRARSKDYDNIKNLFRPSHADFTYFHKYGIRDFRGGGRSSARESAIRVAAGAFAKMLLREIGIVCESGIIKIGGIEAKNYDFNHALKSEIFALDKEQEEAQKTAIQNAIKNHDSIGGVALIRARSVKTNQKLPIGLGQGLYAKLDAKIAEAMMGLNGVKAVEIGKGVESSLLKGSEYNDLINQKGFLSNRSGGVLGGMSNGEEIIIRVHFKPTPSIFQPQQTIDINNNECECLLKGRHDPCIAIRGSVVCESLLSLVLADMVLLNLTSKIEYLKTIYNEN
- the rnc gene encoding ribonuclease III codes for the protein MKNKRSQNSPYTTPNNPYTTLEKALGYSFKDKRLLEQALTHKSCKLALNNERLEFLGDAVLGLVIGELLYHKFYQYDEGKLSKLRASIVSAHGFTKLAKAIALQDYLRVSSSEEISNGREKPSILSSAFEALMAGVYLEAGLAKVRKIIQKLLNRAYKRLDLEHLFMDYKTALQELTQAQFCVIPSYQLLKEKGPDHHKEFEMALYIQDKMYATAKGKSKKEAEQQCAYQALQKLKEAK
- the rnhA gene encoding ribonuclease HI, with amino-acid sequence MQEIEIFCDGSSLGNPGPGGYAAILRYKDKEKIISGGEHFTTNNRMELRALNEALKILKRPCHITLYSDSQYVCQAINVWLINWQKKNFSKVKNVDLWKEFLKVSKGHSIVAVWIKGHNGHAENERCDSLAKLEAQKRVKTTT